Below is a window of Micromonospora chersina DNA.
CGTACGCGGTCACCCGTGGCCGCACCGAGCCGTTGCAGAACATCGCGCTCGAGGCGGTGCTGTCCTGCACGCCCACCCAGTCGGCCGAGGCGCGGTTCGCCGGGCACGACAAGTACCGCATCGCCTCGGTCTGCGAGGGCCGGGCACAGTCGCTGGCGGAGATCGCCGCTTACACCCGGATGCCGCTGGGCGTCACCCGGGTGCTGGTCGCCGACCTGGTGGCCGAGGGCCTGCTGACGCTACACACCGCCGCTCCCGCCACAGGGTTCGCGGCGCGGATGAACCTGCTTGGAAGGGTGCTAAGTGGACTTCGCGAACTATGACCCCGCGGGGGCGAGCCGCAGCCGGGAGATCATCTCCGCGAAGATCGTCATCGCGGGCGGCTTCGGGGTGGGCAAGACCACCCTGGTCGGCGCGATCTCCGAGATCCAGCCGCTGACCACCGAGGCGCTGATGACGGCGGCCGGCGTCGGCATCGACGACCCGTCGAAGGTGCCCGGCAAGGAGACCACCACGGTCGCCATGGACTTCGGCCGGATCACCATGGCCGAGGACCTGATCCTCTATCTCTTCGGCACGCCGGGCCAGACCCGCTTCTGGTTCATGTGGGACGAGATCATCCGGGGCGCGGTGGGCGCGGCCGTGCTGGTGGACACCCGCCGGATCACCGACGCCTTCGCCCCGCTGGACTACTTCGAGAACCGCAACCTGCCGTACGTGGTGGCGCTGAACCGGTTCGACGACGCGCCGCACTACGAGCTGGAGGAGGTCCGCGAGGCGCTGGCGA
It encodes the following:
- a CDS encoding DUF742 domain-containing protein, coding for MEPRRDPRGALVRPYAVTRGRTEPLQNIALEAVLSCTPTQSAEARFAGHDKYRIASVCEGRAQSLAEIAAYTRMPLGVTRVLVADLVAEGLLTLHTAAPATGFAARMNLLGRVLSGLREL
- a CDS encoding GTP-binding protein, whose product is MDFANYDPAGASRSREIISAKIVIAGGFGVGKTTLVGAISEIQPLTTEALMTAAGVGIDDPSKVPGKETTTVAMDFGRITMAEDLILYLFGTPGQTRFWFMWDEIIRGAVGAAVLVDTRRITDAFAPLDYFENRNLPYVVALNRFDDAPHYELEEVREALAISPDVPLVMCDARRRESVKQVLVTVVEHAMLRLQAEHGFATPVG